The region CTCACGAAGTCTCGCCGAACTCGTCACGACCTGCACCGGACGCGACAACTCCGAGCGTGCCCTGCTGATACTGCGCGGCTTCGACGCGATGACCCGCGGCGAGAGCGCGGAGGAGGTCGTGGAACTCTGCGACCGTGCCCTCGTCAACGGCCGCCTCGCGCCCGGACTCGGCTGGACCGACACCGAGTGGGGCATCGAACTCCTCATGATGCTGGGCAGTTCGTACGCCTACGCGGACCGGCTCGACCGGGCCGAGAGCCTCTTCTCCGAGGCGCTGCGCTCCTACACGAGCGCCGGATGGAGCGGCGGCCACCTCGCCCTGGCGCACGCCTTCCTCGGTCTCGCCCACCGCAGGCGGGGCCGCCTCAGGGACGCCGAGACCACCCTGCGCGAGTCGCTGCGCATCGCCGAGCGGGTCGGGCGCGGGCTGCCCCTGTACTGGTCCGCCACCTGCGGCCTCGTCGACACACTGCTCGCCCGCGGCGATGTCCAGGAGGCCTGGGCGATCGCCGAGCAGTACGGCTTCGCACCGCCGTACCCGTCCACCATCGTGCTGCCCGACACCCGTTCCGTACGCGGACGGCTGCTGCTCGCCGTCGGGCGCGTCAAGGACGGCATCAACGAACTCGAGGCCGCCGAGAAGGCCGCCGCGGCGCGCGGCCACCACAACACGGTGATGGCGCCCTGGGCGCTCGACCTCGCCCGCGCGCTCGCCTCGGACGACCCGGCCCGCGCCGCCGCACTGGCCTCCGACGCCCGCCGCCAGGCCGAGCGATTCGGCACGGACACCGCGATCGGTGAGGCACTGCGCTGCGCGGCGGCCCTCGAATCGGGCCAGCGTGCGGTACGCCTGGCCGCCCAGGCCGTCACCTACCTGGAGGCCTCGCCCTGCCAGTACGAACACGCGGCGGCCCGCGTCGAGTACGGCATCGTGGCGCGCTCGGTCTCGGAGCTCGGCAAGGGCCTGACGCTGGCGCGCTCGTGCGGGGCGGACGGGCTGGTGGCGAGGGCGGAGGAGGTCCTGGCGACAGGGAGAGGCCTGAGGTAGCCGCCAGGCCGTCCGCGAGGGCGAGATGTCCGCAGCGGACGGGCAGGGTCACCCTGTGGCGCCGTCGTCGCCCTCCTCCTCGGCGAGCACCCGCTGAGCCGTCGCGAACGCCGAGTTCGCCGCCGGGACACCGCAGTACACGGCCGTCTGCAGCAGCACGGCGCCGATCTCCTCCGGGGTCAGCCCGTTGCGGCGCGCCGCCCGGACGTGCATGGCCAGCTCGTCGTAGTGACCGTGTGCGACCAGCGCCGTCAGGGTGATCATGCTGCGCTCGCGGCGCGAGAGCGTCGGGTCGGTCCAGATCTCGCCCCAGGCGTAGCGCGAGATGAAGTCCTGGAAGCGGGCGGTGAAGGGGGTCTGCCGGGCCTGTGCCCGGTCCACATGGGCGTCGCCCAGCACCTCGCGCCGCACCTCCATGCCCCGCGCGGCGCCCCCGTCGAAGTGGGCCCGCAGCGCCGTCAGGACCGCCGCGGGACACTGCGCGGGCGCCAGGTGCGAGGCTCCCGGGAGCTCGACGAGCGTGGCGCTCGCCACCGCGTCGGCGATCTCCCGCAGATGGGCGGGCGGCGTCGCCGGGTCCTGGCGGCCCGCGATCAGCAGGGTGGGCACGGAGATCTCGGGGAGCCGGTCGCGCAGGTCGAAGGCGGCCAGCGCGTCACAGCAGGCGGCGTACGCCTCCGGGTCCGCGTTCCGGTGGTCCTCGATCAACCGCGGTACGGTGAAACCGGGCGTGAACCAACGGGAGTTCGCGTTCTCGGCGAGCGAGGCCAGCCCCTCCCTGCGTACCAGTTCCGCACGCTCCTCCCACGGCTTGGAGCCGTTGAAGTGCGCCGAGGAGCAGATGACGGCGAGGGACGACACACGCTCCGGGTGGTGGACGGCGAGGTACAGACCGACCGCGCCGCCGAGCGAGACGCCCGCGTAGGCGAAGCGTTCGATGCCGAGCGAGTCGGCGAGGCCGAGGACCAGGTCGGCGAGGTCACCGACGGTGGCTCCCGGCCCGATCAGGTCCGGCGCCGCCCCTCCGTGCCCCGGCAGATCCCAGCGAACCACCCGGTGGGTGGTGGACAGCTCGGGCGCGACCTTGTCCCACAGGGCGTGGGAGGTGCCGAGCGAGGGCCCGAGGAGCAAGGGGGGAGCGGTCTCGGGGCCCTCGGCGCGGTGGTTGAGCAGGGTGCGGGTCACGTTCGCTCCAGAGCACGGTCGGTGAGGGCTCCCGCGGAGCCCGTGTAGCGGGTGGGGTCGGTGAGTTCCACGAGGTCGAGCTCCTTGAGCTCCGGCTCCTCGCCGAGTACGTCCACGAGGGGCCGGTTCTTCGCCACGGCCCGCTCGGCGGCCCGGGTCAGCAGCTCCTTGGCGCGGGCCCGCCCGAGCACCGGGGCGAGTGCGACGGCCAGGCGCTCGGAGACGATCAATCCATGGGTGAGAGCGAGGTGATCGCGCATGGCGTCCGTGTTCACCCGGAGCCCCTCGACCAGTTCGGCGGCGTCGTGCGCGGCGCCCGCGACCAGCCTCAGCAGTTCGCGCAACGGCTCCCACTCGGCGTGCCAGGCACCGGCCGGCCGCTCGTCCTCGGCGACCATCGACCCGTAGAGCGTGGCGGCGAGCCCCGGCGCGCGCCGCGCGGAGGCGGCGATCACGGTGGCCGCCACCGGGTTGGCCTTGTGCGGCATCGCGGACGACCCGCCACCGCTCCCCTCGGCGACCTCGGCGATCTCCGTGCGGGAGAGGGTGAGCACATCGGCCGCCATCTTGCCGAGGGCCCCGGCCGTGAAGGCCAGGCCGCCGGCCAGGTCGGCGATCGGTGTCCGCAGGGTGTGCCAGGGCAACGCCGGTTCCACGAGGCCGAGTTCACCGGCGTACGCCGCCACGAGCGCGCCCGGATCCTCGGCGCCGAAGGCCGCGAAGGCGGCCAACGTCCCGGCGGCGCCACCCAGTTGGGCCGGGAGCCGGAGAGCCGCGAGCCGGTCCCGCGCGTCCAGCACGAGCGACCGCCACCCCGCCGCCTTCAGCCCGAAGGTCGTCGGTACGGCGTGCTGCGTGAGGGTCCGCCCCGGCATCGCCGTGTCCCGGTGCGCGGCGGCGAGTCGGCCCAGGGCCCGCGCCGTCCGCTCCAGATCCGCCAGGATCAGGTCCAGCGTGCGACGGGCGACCAGCATCAGCGCCGTGTCCAGGATGTCCTGGCTGGTCGCACCCCGGTGGACGTAGGGCCCGTACTCCTTGCCGACCGCCGCTGTCAGATCCGCGACCAGCGGAATCACCGGATTGCCGCCGCCTCGGGCGCGCAGCGCGATCGACCTGACGTCGAGGTCCGCCGCGGCCAAGGCGGACACCGCCGACGCCGCCGCGTCCGGCGCGAGCCCGAGTCCCGCCTGAGCGCGGGTCAGCGCCGCCTCCGCGTCGAGGAGCGCCCCCAGAAACGCGCTGTCCGAGGTCGCGGACGCCGCCGGGGAGCCCGCCCACCCGGGGGCGAGCAGTCCGGCATCGGCATCGGCATCGGCGTCGGACTCGGAGCGGACCGGGCCGGCAGCTGTCACTGGAACTCCAGGAAGACCGTTTCGCCTTCGCCCTGAAGGCGGATGTCGAAACGGTACGTCCGGTTCGCGCCCGCGGCCGCGATCAGCGTGGCGCGCCGGTCGGCAGGGAGCGAGTCGAGCAGCGGGTCGGCGCCGTCGGCGAGGTACGCGCGGGTGAAGAGGTGGTGCACCAGACCGCGCGCGAACACACACACGCTGATGTACGGAAGCCCGGCGTTGCCCGGCGGCAGGGTGTGCAGCGCGTACCGACCGTCGGCGTCCGTGGCGACCCGGCCGAAGCCCGTGAAGTCGACGCCGCTCCGGCCGAGGAAGCCGCCCGTCGACGGGTCGCGGCGCATCGAACCGGGGGCGCCCTTGAGGGAGCCGTCGGGAGCTGCCTGCCAGAAGTCCAGGAGGGCGTCCGGGATCACCTCGCCCGCGCCGTCGAGCACGTATCCGTGCAGGGTGATCGCCTCGGGGTGGCC is a window of Streptomyces sp. NBC_00271 DNA encoding:
- the pcaG gene encoding protocatechuate 3,4-dioxygenase subunit alpha, which codes for MTERLLPTPSHTIGPFYGHALPFPDGGQVAPQGHPEAITLHGYVLDGAGEVIPDALLDFWQAAPDGSLKGAPGSMRRDPSTGGFLGRSGVDFTGFGRVATDADGRYALHTLPPGNAGLPYISVCVFARGLVHHLFTRAYLADGADPLLDSLPADRRATLIAAAGANRTYRFDIRLQGEGETVFLEFQ
- the pcaB gene encoding 3-carboxy-cis,cis-muconate cycloisomerase, with protein sequence MTAAGPVRSESDADADADAGLLAPGWAGSPAASATSDSAFLGALLDAEAALTRAQAGLGLAPDAAASAVSALAAADLDVRSIALRARGGGNPVIPLVADLTAAVGKEYGPYVHRGATSQDILDTALMLVARRTLDLILADLERTARALGRLAAAHRDTAMPGRTLTQHAVPTTFGLKAAGWRSLVLDARDRLAALRLPAQLGGAAGTLAAFAAFGAEDPGALVAAYAGELGLVEPALPWHTLRTPIADLAGGLAFTAGALGKMAADVLTLSRTEIAEVAEGSGGGSSAMPHKANPVAATVIAASARRAPGLAATLYGSMVAEDERPAGAWHAEWEPLRELLRLVAGAAHDAAELVEGLRVNTDAMRDHLALTHGLIVSERLAVALAPVLGRARAKELLTRAAERAVAKNRPLVDVLGEEPELKELDLVELTDPTRYTGSAGALTDRALERT
- the pcaDC gene encoding bifunctional 3-oxoadipate enol-lactonase/4-carboxymuconolactone decarboxylase PcaDC; the protein is MTRTLLNHRAEGPETAPPLLLGPSLGTSHALWDKVAPELSTTHRVVRWDLPGHGGAAPDLIGPGATVGDLADLVLGLADSLGIERFAYAGVSLGGAVGLYLAVHHPERVSSLAVICSSAHFNGSKPWEERAELVRREGLASLAENANSRWFTPGFTVPRLIEDHRNADPEAYAACCDALAAFDLRDRLPEISVPTLLIAGRQDPATPPAHLREIADAVASATLVELPGASHLAPAQCPAAVLTALRAHFDGGAARGMEVRREVLGDAHVDRAQARQTPFTARFQDFISRYAWGEIWTDPTLSRRERSMITLTALVAHGHYDELAMHVRAARRNGLTPEEIGAVLLQTAVYCGVPAANSAFATAQRVLAEEEGDDGATG